Within Kutzneria chonburiensis, the genomic segment TCTAACGGGGGTGTGATCGGAGTCAACCGCAGGCCGGACCAGGTCCGGCCGCGCTGCGTGCCCGGCCCGTTCCGGTGCGCGGTAATGGCTCCGGCTGACGTGTCGGCCTTGACAGCGGAATTCACGCTGGAGTACACCCCAGCAGCGGCCAGAAGTCCGTAACGCGTTTCCCGTCTCGGCAGACAACCGAACACAGGGGAAGCCGGACGAACCCGGTGCGACTGCCGCGCCCCGTGAGATACCCAGGAAGGACGCATCGTGGTTCAGCCCAGCCCGGGTCCGTGGTGGCACACGGTCGCGCGGTGGCGCAACTGGCCGGTGCTGGTCAAGCTGGCCGCGGTGCTGGTGGTTCCGGTCGTGGTCGCGGTGACGCTCGGCTTCCTCCAGGTGCGCAGCGAGATCCGGCAGGCCGACAGCTACACCACCATCCAGCGGGTCATCGCGCTGCGTGACGCGATCACCCCGCTGACCTCGCAGCTGCAGCGCGAGCGCACGCTGGCCGCCCAGGTGACCGGCCAGGGCGTGGACGCGTACCACCAGCAGGCCAAGGCCGTCGACACCGCCGCGACCAAGCTCGCCGACACCGCGCACCGGACACCGGGCCTGTCCGCCGCCGCCTCGGCGTGGTTCAACGACCTCGAATTGTCACTGGGCCAGTTGCCGGCCATCCGCCGCCCGGTGGAGCAGTCCCAGGACAACGACACCGACGCCGTGTCGGCCTACACCCAGATCATCGGCACCGCGCTGAACTTCGACCAGGCGCTGGTCGTGCAGCTCGGCGACCCGTCGCTGTCCAGCCCGGCCACCGCGCTGCTCGACCTGGAGGGCGCGCAGGAGCAGATCCGGCTGGAGCAGGCCGTCGTGCTGGTCGGCATCGCCCGCGGCCACCTGGTCGACGCCGAGGCCAAGATGCTGGCCGCCTCCGAGACGCGCTTCGACGACAACGTGGCCAACTTCCAGGCGGTCGCCTCGCCCGAATGGCAGCAGGCCTACCAGCAGACGGTGGCCGGCGTCGACGTCGGCACCCGGCGGCAGCTGCTCGACTTCGCCGCCACCCAGCCGATCGGGCAGGCCGCCCCGGCCCAGAACAACGCGGTCAAGAAGACCACCGGCGTGCACAGCGCGCCGCCGCCGGCCGGGCTGACCATCCCGCAGGAGGAGTGGAACCGGACCTCGGACGCCACCGTGGCGCTGGTGAACAAGGTCACCGAGGCCATCGCGGCGCAGGTCCGCAACACCGCCACCGACCTCCAGGAGGCCAGCAGCGACCGGGCCGGCCTCGAGTCGGTCGTCCTGGTCGTGACCGTGCTGCTGGCCGGCGGCATCGGCCTGATCGTCGGCCGCTACCTGCTCGGCTCGCTCGGCGTGCTGCGCCGCACCGCCCTCGACGTCGCCTCCCGGCGGCTGCCCGAGGCCGTCGCCAAGATTCGTGAGGGTCGCGGCGAGGACGTGAAGATAGATCCGGTTCCGGTGTACACCACCGAGGAGTTCGGCCAGGTGGCCCGGGCCTTCGACGAGGTGCACGGGCAGGCCGTCAAGTCCGCGGCCGAGCAGGCCAGCCTGCGCAGCAACCTGGGCAACATCTTCGTCAACCTGTCCCGCCGGAGCCAGGGCCTGGTTGAACGGCAGCTGCGCCTGATGGAGCAGCTGGAGCGGCACGAGGAGAACCCCGAGCAGCTGGCCAACCTGTTCAAGCTGGACCACCTCGCGACCCGCATGCGGCGCAACAACGAGAACCTGATGGTGCTCTCCGGCCTCGACCTGTCCCGCCGGTTCACCAAGCCGCTGCCGCTGGGCGACGTGCTGCGCGCCGCCGTCTCCGAGATCGAGCACTACCAGCGGGCCGTGGTCCGCTCCGCGCCGACCGCGACCATCGTCGGCTACGCCGCCGGCGACCTCGTGCGCCTCATCGCCGAGCTGCTGGACAACGCCACCGCCTTCTCCCGGCCGGACACCCAGGTCACCGTGGACAGCCACCGCGAGCCCGGCGGCGACATCGTGATCCAGGTGGTCGACCAGGGCATCGGCATGGGGGAGACGGAACTCGGCGCGGCCAACGACCGCGTCTCCGCCGGCTCCGCCGTCGAGGTCCCGGTGTCCCGGCAGATGGGTCTGTTCGTGGTCGGCCGGCTGGCCAGCCGCCACTCCTTCCGCGTCAAGTTCGAAACCCGCCCCGGTGGCGGCGACGGCCTGGCCGCCGTGGTCACCGTGCCGGCCGAGCTGGTGGTCCGTGGCACCGGCGGCCGTGAGCGTCCGCTGACCACGCCGATCGAGCCGGGGTTGAACGGCAACGCCCCGGCGCCGCGGCTCGCGCCCGACGACACCACGCGGATCCGGCGCATCGACGACGAGGTCGTCTGGCCCAGTGACACCGTCGAGGACGAGCCGTGGGACCCGCCGCAGCGCAACGCCCCCGTCGTGCCCGACACGCCGCCGCCCAACGTGGTCAAGGCGATCGACCCGTCGCCGACACCGCTGCCGTCCCGCAAGGGCCCGCGCAAGCCCGTCGACCCGGGAGCGCTCGAGCCGCCGACGCTGCAGACCGGCTCCACGCCGGCGCCGTCGCCCGGTGACCTGCCACGTCGCACCTTCACGCCGCCGCCCGCGGTGCAGCCGCCGGCCAACCCGGCCGCCGGCTGGTTCGCCGCCAACACGCCGAGTGGCCCCGACAACGCGAATCCGCCGTCGCGTCCGGAATCGGAATCCGTCCGACGACCGGAGGTCTCGCTGGAACCGACCAGCTACGCTTGGTTCGAGCACATGTCGGGGGGACCGGGAAACGGGTCGCCCGTTCAGGTGAACCCGTCGGACGCGACCGTGTCCGATCCGGTCCCGGCCGCGACGCCGGAACCGGCCTGGCCGACCGAGCAGCCGACCGCGCAACCCGCGCCGCCCGCTCGGGCCCAGGGCACCCAGAACGGGGCTGGCCTGCCCAAACGCGTGCCCAAGGCGGGACTGTTCCCGTCGACGGGCGCGCCGGCGGCCGGACCCGCCAACGGTGCCGCGCACCGCGATCCGAACCGGACACGCGGGTTCCTTGCCAGCTACCAGTCTGGTATCCGTCAGGACCACACTGGTGCAGCAGCGTCGAGTGAGAACGAACGGGGGCAGGAGAGCCCATGACCGCACCCCAGTCGCGGCAGGTGAACCAGTTCGGGTGGTTGGTCAACAACTTCGCCGAGCACGTGCCAGGTGTCGCGCACGCGGTCGTCGTGTCCGTGGACGGGGTGCTGCTCACCTCGTCCTCACGGCTGCCGGCCGAGCGGGCCGAGCAGGTGGCCGCCATCGCGGCCGGCGCGGTCAGCCTCACCCAGGGCGCGTCCCGCTGTTTCGACGGCGGTCCGGTGCGTCGCACCGTCGTGGAGATGCAGGGTGGCATCATGCTGCTCATGACGATCATGGACGGCTCGTGCCTCGCGGTGCTCGCCGCTCCGAACTGCGACGTTGGCCAGGTGGCCTACGAGATGACCGTCCTGGTCGACCAGGTCGGCCCGCTGCTCACACCGGAGCTGCGGACCGAGCTCAGGGTCGCCAAGCAGGCCATGGACAGCCAGCCCGTCTGAGGGTGGAGATGAGTTCCGAGGACTGGGGCGAAGACCCCGCGGAGAGCACGTTCGCGGACGTGCTCAACGGTTTCACGCTCAACGGCGGCGGCGGGCGGACCCGCCGCGGCCGGGGCGAGCCCGACGGCCGGCACGCCGAGCAGCCGCCGGCGGCGCCCGAGCCGGCGGCGCTACCGCCGGTGGCCGCCGACCCGGACGAGTCGTCCGCCGCCATCGTCCGCGCCTACGCGTGGACCGGTGGGCGAACACGGTCCGAGGTGCCGCTCCAGATCGAGACCCTGGTCTCGACCAGCGAGCACGGCACCAGCACCGGCGAGCCCATGCAGGCCGAGTACCGGGCCATCGCCGACCTGTGCGCGCAGACCCGGTCGGTGGCCGAGATCGCCGCGCTGCTGTCGATCCCGCTCGGCGTGTCCAAGGTGTTGGTCGGCGACATGGCCAGCCTCGGGCTGGTTTTCGTGCACGCCGCCGACAACTCGGGCGACGGCGTGCCCAACCTGGGGTTGATGGAGCGGGTGCTCAGCGGGCTGCGCCGGCTGTAGTCCGCTTCTCGGCCTGGAACGCGTCCTCGTGCAGGCCGCGCCGCCAGTAGCCGGAGATCGACAGCTGGGCCACGTCCTTGACCAGGCCGCGGAGTTCCTTGACCATGCCCGCCTCGCCGTGCACGAAGGCGTGCCCGCGGCCGGCCGGCAGGGTCAGGTTCTTGACCGTCGCCACGACGTCGTCCGGGTCGACCCAGATGACGTCGTGCGGCAGGTCCTGCGGCTCGTTGCTGCCTACGATGGCAATGATCCGCGCGTTTTCGGGCAGCTGTTCGAGGGCCGCGCCGATCGCCGGCAGGGCTGCCTCGTCGCCGACCAGCAGGTGCCAGTCGGCCGTCGGGTCGGGGGTGTAGGCGCCGCCCGGGCCGAGGAAGTACAGCTCGTCGCCCGGCTTGGCGTTGGCCGCCCAGGGGCCGGCCAGCCCGCTGTCGCCGTGGTGGACGAAGTCGATCGTCAGCTCGTCGTCGTGGGCCGACCTGATCGTGTAAGTCCGGCGGGGCGGCATCTCGTTGCGGGGCAGGGTGTCCAGGTTGTCCGGGTAGACGCCGTCCACCGGGAACAGCAGTTTCACGTAGCGGTCGGTGAAGCCGTTGTCGACGGCGAGGTTGTCGCCGGTGAAGGTCACTCGGACCATGTGCGGCGTGATCCGCTCCGTGCGGCGGACGTTGATGCGGGTCGCTGGCATTGGTTCAGCTTAGCCTAACCTTACCAACGGTTGTAAACCTATAACCGTTCTTGGTCGATAGGGTAGCCGACATGAACGATCAGCGTGAGGTGCTGACCTGGGACCTTTTCGGCACCGCCAGCCGTGAGTTGGCCGCCGCCGTCGCTTCCGACGGTTTCGAGCCCGACCTGCTGCTGTCCATCGCCCGCGGCGGCCTTTTCGTCGCCGGCGCGTTGGGGTATGCGCTGGACGTCAAGAACCTGCACGTCATGAACGTCGAGTTCTACACCGGGGTGGACCAGCGCCTCGACCTTCCCGTCATGCTCCCGCCCGTGCCGTCCGCCGTCGACCTCCACGGCGCCAAGGTCCTCGTCTGCGACGACGTGGCCGACACCGGGGCGACGTTGAAGCTCGTCCGCGACTTCTGCGCCGACCAGGTCGCGGACGTGCGGTGCGCCGTCGTGTACGAGAAGCCCCATTCCACCGTCAAGTGCGAGTACGTGTGGCGGCACACCGACCGTTGGATCAACTTCCCGTGGTCGACTCTGCCCCCGGTCGTCCAGCGCCGTGGCCAGGTCCTCGATGCTTGAGCTCGTCGAGGGTGACATCACCGCCCAGGAGGTCGACGTCATCGTCAACGCCGCCAACTCTTCCCTGCTCGGCGGCGGCGGTGTCGACGGCGCGATTCACCGGCGCGGCGGCCCTTCCATCCTGGCCGAGTGCCGTCGTCTGCGTGCCGGCCACTACGGCCGTGGCCTCCGCGTCGGCCAGGCCGTCGCCACCACCGCCGGCCGCCTCCCCGCTCGGTGGGTCGTGCACACCGTCGGTCCCGTTTGGTCCGCTACCGAGGACCGCTCCGCGTTGTTGGCCGACTGCCACCGCAATTCGTTGCGGGTAGCCGCTTCCCTCGGCGCTGTGAGCGTCGCCTTCCCGGCTGTTTCCACCGGTATCTACCGCTGGCCCTTGGAGTCGGCGGCCGACATCGCGTTGTCCACCGTGGCCGAGGAGTTGGCGGGGGAGACGTCGGTGAAGCTGGTGCGCTTCGTCCTCTTTGGACAGCAGGCTTACGACATCTTCCGTTCGCGCGCCGTCTGACACGCCCTTCTTTTGCCACATGCGCTCCCCACTTGTCACCAGAGTGCAAGTAGGAAGCGCATGTGGCATCACGGCCGGCGGTCGCGACCGACCTACTTGGTCAACCGGAGTTGGAGTTGGGCGACGAGGCGCTGGTCGGGGTCGGAGAGGTCGAGGCCGCTGACTTCGCAGGCGCGGCGGACGCGGTAGCGCAAGGTGTTGGGGTGGACGTGAAGGACGGCGGAAGCGGAGCGGACGTCGCCGAAAGCGTCGAGGTAGGCGAGTAGGGAACGGCCGAGGTCGCTGCCGGCCAGAGGGTCGAGGCGAGGATCGCGGATGCGGGGGTTGTCGGCGAGCAAGGTGAGGGTCTCGCTGAGCAACACCTGGGTCCGTACGTCGGCGAGGGCGGCGACGTCGAGGGACGGCCGAGCGGCGATGGCGTCGAGCACGCGGTCGGCTTCCTGGCGGGAGACGGGAACGTCCTCGAGCCCGGCGACGACGGAGCCGATGCCGGCCTGGACGGAAACGCCGAGGTGCCGGCGGGTGGCGGCGACGGCGTCCCGGGTCATGGATGTGACGGTGGCGGCGTCGGTGACCTCAGGCAGGAGCACGTAAACGCGGCCGGCGATGGGGGTGACGAGGGCGGAACGGCGGTAAGAAGCGGCGTGCACGGAGATGATGCTGATCATCTCGGCGCGGTGCAGCTCGACCTCGGAACGGGTGCGATCGGTGCTGCGCAAGAGGAAAGCGACGACGGCGGCCGGCTTCAGAGGATCGGCGCCGATCTGGCCGGCGACGGCGGTGCCGGTGATGCGACCGCCGAGGACACCGGCGAGGAGGTTCTCCCGCAAGCGAAGACCGGCGCTGGTGGTGTTGCGGTGCTGCACGAGGTACAAGGCAGTGATCCGGGCAGCACCGAGCAGGGCACGGTCGGCGTGCTCGGCCAACGGGTGGCTGCCCTCCTGCACCCACACGGTCCCGAGCGGCTGCGACCCGGCATGGATGCCGACGGCGATCCGCCGCTTGATCCCCAACTCGGGCCGCGCGTCGATGTGCACGACGTCCTCGCCGGAACGAAGCCGCTGGTAGACGCCCCATTCCCGGAGCATCTTGAGGTACGGCTCCGGCCCCTGCCGGCCGAGAATGGACAGCCGCCGCAGCTCGTCGACCTCGTCGGAGGACCGCGAATAGGCCAGCACCCGGTTGGCGGTGTCCTCGATGCTGACGCTGCCGCCGGTCAGGGCGGCGATGGTCTGGGCCAACGAGAACAGGTCACCGAGCACCTCGCCGGCATCGGCGTCGGCGGTGCCACGGGCGGCGCTGACCACGTTGCGCGACAACGATTCCAGCTGCTCCCACCGCACCTCGGTCCGTACGTCCAACAGCGCGACACCGGCATCGGCGGCGGTCTGCCGCAACGGCTCGGCATCCTTGACGGCGACGGCGGTCGCCCCACGCTTGCCGGCCGCCCGCACATGCGCGGCGGCGGACCGGCCGCGGGCGCCGATCACCAGCACCAGGTCGCCGGCCCGGGAGTCGGGGGCGTCGTCGGGATCGAGGATGACGACGTCGCGCACCTCGGCGTCCAGGCCGTCGGGCGCGGTCAGCACCTCGACGAACGGCTCGCCGAGCGCGAGCAGCAGCTGCTGGATGGTCGAGCCGGGGATGACCACTCCTTTGTTCGGCAGAACAATCCGGTACCTCCAAGCTTAGCCGTCCGGACAACACGGCGCCGAGCGTGGCTGCATAGCCTTCTGCCATCGACGACGTCGCCGAAGGAGTGCCAGTGGATGCCGTGACGCAGGTCCCGACCCCCGTGAACGAGCCGGTGCTGCAGTACGCGCCGGGCAGCCCGGAGCGGACCGAGCTCGAGGCGAAGCTGGTTGAACTGGCCAAGGAGCAGATCGAGCTGCCGCTGACCATCGGCGGCGAGCGCCGGATGGGCGGCGGCGAGCGGGTCGACGTCGTGCAGCCGCACAACCACCGCCACGTGCTGGGCACCTTCGCCGGCGCCACCCAGGCCGACACCCGCGACGCGATCGCCGCGGCCAAGGCCGCGGCCCCGGCCTGGCGCGCGATGCCGTTCGACGAGCGGGCGGCGGTCCTGCTGCGCGCGGCCGACCTGCTGTCCGGCCCGTGGCGCTCGACGCTGAACGCGGCGACCATGCTCGGCCAGTCCAAGACGGCGATCCAGGCCGAGATCGACGCGGCCTGCGAGCTGGCCGACTTCTGGCGCTACAACGTGGCCTTCGCCCGTGAGCTCCAGGCCAAGCAGCCGGAGAGCTCGAAGGGCGTGTGGAACCGCACCGACCACCGCCCGCTCGAGGGCTTCGTCTACGCGATCACGCCGTTCAACTTCACCGCCATCGCCGCCAACCTGCCGACCGCGCCGGCCCTGCTGGGCAACGTGGTGCTGTGGAAGCCGTCCCCGACCCAGACCTTCGCCGCGCACCTGACCATGCGGCTGCTGGAGCAGGCCGGCATGCCCCCGGGCGTGATCAACCTGCTGACCGGCGACGGCATCGCGGTGTCCGAGGTGGCGCTGGCCGACCCGGACCTGGCCGGCATCCACTTCACCGGTTCGACCAAGACCTTCCAGCACCTGTGGGCGGGCGTCGGCGCGAACATCGCCAACTACCGCAGCTACCCGCGGCTGGTCGGCGAGACCGGCGGCAAGGACTTCGTGGTCGCGCACCCGTCGGCCGATCTGGACGTGCTGCGCACCGCGCTGGTCCGCGGCGCCTTCGAGTACCAGGGCCAGAAGTGCTCGGCCGCGTCCCGCGCCTACGTCCCGCGTTCGGTGTGGACCCGGCTGCGTGACGGCCTCGTCGCCGAGACCGAGGCGCTGAGCATGGGTGACGTCACCGACCTGGGCAACTTCATGGGTGCGGTGATCGACCGCCGCTCGTACGACAAGCTGGCCGGCGTGCTCGACCGGGCCCGCGCCGACAGCAAGCTGGAGGTCATCGCCGGCGGCACCGCCGACGACTCCGACGGCTACTTCGTGCGGCCGACCGTGCTCGTGGGCGATGACCCCTCGCACGACGTGTTCAAGACCGAGTTCTTCGGCCCGGTCCTGGCCGTGCACGTCTACGAGGACAACGACTTCGACTCGGTTTTGTCCACTGTGGACGCTGCCTCGCCGTACGCGCTGACCGGCTCGATCATCGCCGACGACCGCGCCGCCGTGCTCAAGGCGTCCGAGGCGCTGCGCTTCACCGCCGGCAACTTCTACGTCAACGACAAGCCGACCGGCGCCGTCGTCGGCCAGCAGCCGTTCGGCGGCGGCCGGGCCTCCGGCACCAACGACAAGGCCGGCTCCGTGCACAACCTGCTGCGCTGGGTCAGCCCGCGGTCGATCAAGGAGACCTTCGTCGCCCCGACCACCGTCCGTCACCCCCACCAGGGCTGAAGTGGCACATGCGGCGCGCATTTGACGCTGGAAGGCAAATGCGCGCCGCATGTGACAAAACGATGATTGCAGAGAGTGAGGAAACCCCATGCTGCGCACCGCTTTGCTGGCCGCCGCCCGCTCGCCGCTGGCCCGTCAGACCGTCGAGCGCACCCCACTGGCCAAGCCGGTGGTGCGCAGGTTCGTGGCCGGCTCCTCGCTCGCCGAGGCCGTCGACGTGACCGCGTCGCTGATCGCCGACGGCCGCAAGGTCACGCTCGACCACCTCGGCGAGGACACCACCGACGCCGCCCAGGCCGCGCTCACCGTGGACGCCTACGAGCGGCTGCTGGCCGAGCTGGGCGGCACCGGGCTGTCGAGCGGGGCCGAGGTGTCGGTGAAGCTCTCGGCCGTCGGCCAGTCGCTGCCCAAGGACGGCGAGAAGATCGCCCTGGACAACGCCCGGCTGATCTGCGAGGCGGCCGCGGCCGTCGGCACCACGGTGACGCTGGACATGGAGGACCACACCACCACGGACTCCACCCTGGGCATCCTCGCCGACCTGCGGGTCGACTTCCCGTCCACCGGCGCCGTGCTCCAGGCGTACCTGCGGCGCACCGAGCAGGACTGCCGTGACCTGTCCGGCGCCGGCTCCCGCGTCCGGCTGTGCAAGGGCGCCTACAAGGAGCCGGAAACCGTTGCCTACCAGGACAAGTCCGAGGTCGACCGGTCGTACGTGCGCTGCCTGAAGATCCTCATGGCCGGCGACGGCTACCCGATGGTCGCTTCGCACGACCCGCGCCTGGTGGCCATCGCCGCCGACCTGGCCGAGTCGCTGGGCCGGACCCCCGACACCTACGAGCACCAGATGCTCTACGGCGTCCGCCCCGACGCGCAGCGCGAGATCGCCGCCGCCGGTAAGACCCTAAGGGTCTACGTCCCTTACGGCGACCAGTGGTACGGCTACTTCATGCGCCGCCTGGCCGAGCGCCCGGCCAACGTCGCGTTCTTCCTGCGCTCCCTCGCCACCAAGAGCTAGCTCCCGTATTGCCACATGCGCTTCCCACTTGGCGCCAGACGCCAAGTGGGAAGCGCATGTGGCCTGAGCTGATTAGTCGAAGTTGGTGCTGCGGCTGACCTTTTCCCAGGTCGCTAGCTCGGTGCGGAATCGGTCCGAGTGGGCGAGCAGCACGTCCACGGCGTCGCCGCCGAGCGGCAGCCGCAGCGGTGTCTGCTCGGCGTCGAGTGCGGCGATGATCGCGGCGGCGGCCTTGGCCGGGTCGCCGGCCTGCTGGCCGTCGGAGGCGGCGGCCGCCGCGGCGGTGGCGCCGACCGTGGCCTCGTACGCCGGCATCGGCGTCGACCGGACGAAGCCGTTCTGCAAGCCCGTCCGGAAGGAGCCGGGCTCGACGATCAAGACCTTGATGCCGAGCGGGCCCACCTCGGCGGCCAGTGCCTCGGACAGTCCTTCCAGCGCGCACTTCGCGGCCGAGTAGGCGGAGTAACCGGCGAACGACAGCTGTCCGCCGATACTGCTGATCTGCACGATGGCCCCGGAGCCCTGGCCCCGCAGGTGCGGCAGCACGGCGCGGGTCACGGCGGCCGCGCCGAAGAACATCACCTCCATCATGCCGCGCAGCTCGGCGTCGGTGTTCTCCTCGACCGCGCCGACCAGTGCGTACCCGGCGTTGTTGACCAGCACGTCGAGCCGGCCCTGCCACTGCACGGCTTCCGCCACCGCCGCCGGGATGCGGTCGCCGTCGGTGACGTCCAACTCCAGTGGCAGTACCCGACCCGGGTACGCCGCCGCGAGGTCGGCCAGCGCCGACGGCCGCCGCGCGCTGGCCACCACGTCGTCACCCGCGGCCAGCGCCGCCTCCGCGATGGACCGCCCGAAGCCGGACGAGGCACCCGTGATCAACCAAATCCTGCTCATTCCCCCCACACCTTCCGGTCGTGATCATGCTGAGCCTCCTTTCTAGCAGCGCGGCTTCCCCAATGGCAGGACGAATCAACCGGTCACCAGGCAGGATGATCGGCCATGCGGACAGTGGTGTGGCGGCCGGTGCTGATCGTCGCGGCGATTGCCGCCGTGGTGCACCTGGCGGTGGCGCTGCGCTACGGCTGGCACCGGGACGAGTTCTACTTCGTGATCTCCGGCCAGCATCCGGACTTCGGCTACGTGGACCAGCCGCCGCTGACGCCGCTGCTGGCGGCGCTGGCGGGGAACCTGCTGGTGCTGCGGATCATGGCGATCGCGGCGCAGGTGGGCTGCATCGTGCTGACGGCGATGCTGGCGGCGGAGCTGGGCGGCGAGCGGAAGGCACAGACGCTGGCGGCGGCGGTGATCGCGGCGTGCCCGATCTTCGTGGGGGCGTCGCTGCTGTTCGGCACGACGGTGCTGGACCAGGTGGTGTGGATCGGCGTTTTCCTGACGACGGCCCGGGCACTGCGGATCGGCACGGTGAAACCGTGGCTGTGGCCGGGGGTGATCGCCGGCCTGGGCCTGGAGAACAAGGACACGGTGGCGGTGCTGCTGGCGGGCATAGGCGTCGGCCTGCTGCTGTACCGGCGAGACGTGCTGAAGACCCCTGGCCCGTGGCTGGCGGTGGGTGTGGCATTGCTGATCGCGCTGCCGAACATCGTGTGGCAGGCGGTGCACGGCTGGCCGCAGTTCGCAATGGCTTCGGTGCTGGCGGACCGCACCGGCGGCACGCTGGGCTCGCTGGGGCAGTTGCTGGTGCTGGCTTTCCTCCAGGCCGGGCCGCCGCTCGTGGCGGTGTGGGTGCTCGGGGCCCGTGAGCTGACCAAGCACCGCTGGCTGCTGGTGGTCGTGATCCTCGCACCGGTGGTGTTCACGCTGGCCGGCGGCAAGTCCTACTACCCGGCCCCGGTGCTGGCCGTGCTGTTCGCGGCCGGCGCGGTGCGGATCGGCAAGCTGTCCAAGGGATGGCTGACGGCCGTGGCCGTGACGGCCGTGGTGTCGCTGGCGGTGGCCCTGCCGGTGCTGCCGCCGACGATCCAGACCAACCTGCGGGCGGTCGACCCGGAGCCGATGGAGACCTACGGCTGGCCCGAATTCGTCAACCAGGTCAAGCAGGTCGCGCAGACCCTGCCGCCAGGAACGCCCATCTTCACCAGCAACTACGGCGAAGCCGGCGCGCTGACGGTCATCGGCGGCCTGCCCAATGTCTACAGTGGACAGAACTCCTACGGCGACTGGGGCCCGCCGCCCGGCAGTGCGCAGACCGTGCTGATGGTCGGCGGATTCACCGCCGACCAACTACGACAGGGCTGGCAGAAGGTCCAGACGATCGCCCCGATCACCCTGCCGGACGGCATCAAGAACGACGAGATCCTCTGGCACGCCACCATCTTCCGTTGCGACGAGCCCAAAGCCGGCTGGGCCCAGCTGTGGCCCAAGCTGCGGCACCTCAGCTAGGAGCCCAACGCCGCCCGGGTCACCGGCCGCGACGGCACCGGCCAGGACAGGATCATGGCGCTGGACGTCTCGCCGTAGCCCCACAGCCGTTCCAGCACGGCGGTCAGCTGCTGCACGTCCTTGGCGGCGATGTGCACGACGGAGCACACGTCGCCGGTGAGCCGGACGATGGACAGGATCTCGGCGAAGTCGGCGACCCGCTCGGGTTGCAGGGTGATGCACCGCGGCCCGTAG encodes:
- the pruA gene encoding L-glutamate gamma-semialdehyde dehydrogenase → MDAVTQVPTPVNEPVLQYAPGSPERTELEAKLVELAKEQIELPLTIGGERRMGGGERVDVVQPHNHRHVLGTFAGATQADTRDAIAAAKAAAPAWRAMPFDERAAVLLRAADLLSGPWRSTLNAATMLGQSKTAIQAEIDAACELADFWRYNVAFARELQAKQPESSKGVWNRTDHRPLEGFVYAITPFNFTAIAANLPTAPALLGNVVLWKPSPTQTFAAHLTMRLLEQAGMPPGVINLLTGDGIAVSEVALADPDLAGIHFTGSTKTFQHLWAGVGANIANYRSYPRLVGETGGKDFVVAHPSADLDVLRTALVRGAFEYQGQKCSAASRAYVPRSVWTRLRDGLVAETEALSMGDVTDLGNFMGAVIDRRSYDKLAGVLDRARADSKLEVIAGGTADDSDGYFVRPTVLVGDDPSHDVFKTEFFGPVLAVHVYEDNDFDSVLSTVDAASPYALTGSIIADDRAAVLKASEALRFTAGNFYVNDKPTGAVVGQQPFGGGRASGTNDKAGSVHNLLRWVSPRSIKETFVAPTTVRHPHQG
- a CDS encoding proline dehydrogenase family protein, which gives rise to MLRTALLAAARSPLARQTVERTPLAKPVVRRFVAGSSLAEAVDVTASLIADGRKVTLDHLGEDTTDAAQAALTVDAYERLLAELGGTGLSSGAEVSVKLSAVGQSLPKDGEKIALDNARLICEAAAAVGTTVTLDMEDHTTTDSTLGILADLRVDFPSTGAVLQAYLRRTEQDCRDLSGAGSRVRLCKGAYKEPETVAYQDKSEVDRSYVRCLKILMAGDGYPMVASHDPRLVAIAADLAESLGRTPDTYEHQMLYGVRPDAQREIAAAGKTLRVYVPYGDQWYGYFMRRLAERPANVAFFLRSLATKS
- a CDS encoding oxidoreductase, whose product is MSRIWLITGASSGFGRSIAEAALAAGDDVVASARRPSALADLAAAYPGRVLPLELDVTDGDRIPAAVAEAVQWQGRLDVLVNNAGYALVGAVEENTDAELRGMMEVMFFGAAAVTRAVLPHLRGQGSGAIVQISSIGGQLSFAGYSAYSAAKCALEGLSEALAAEVGPLGIKVLIVEPGSFRTGLQNGFVRSTPMPAYEATVGATAAAAAASDGQQAGDPAKAAAAIIAALDAEQTPLRLPLGGDAVDVLLAHSDRFRTELATWEKVSRSTNFD
- a CDS encoding ArnT family glycosyltransferase; translation: MRTVVWRPVLIVAAIAAVVHLAVALRYGWHRDEFYFVISGQHPDFGYVDQPPLTPLLAALAGNLLVLRIMAIAAQVGCIVLTAMLAAELGGERKAQTLAAAVIAACPIFVGASLLFGTTVLDQVVWIGVFLTTARALRIGTVKPWLWPGVIAGLGLENKDTVAVLLAGIGVGLLLYRRDVLKTPGPWLAVGVALLIALPNIVWQAVHGWPQFAMASVLADRTGGTLGSLGQLLVLAFLQAGPPLVAVWVLGARELTKHRWLLVVVILAPVVFTLAGGKSYYPAPVLAVLFAAGAVRIGKLSKGWLTAVAVTAVVSLAVALPVLPPTIQTNLRAVDPEPMETYGWPEFVNQVKQVAQTLPPGTPIFTSNYGEAGALTVIGGLPNVYSGQNSYGDWGPPPGSAQTVLMVGGFTADQLRQGWQKVQTIAPITLPDGIKNDEILWHATIFRCDEPKAGWAQLWPKLRHLS
- a CDS encoding Lrp/AsnC family transcriptional regulator; the encoded protein is MELDNLDWGLLNELQADARTSFNELARRLGVSSPTVAQRVRRLEEAGVITGYRATVDVSAVGLGVQALVSMRCYGPRCITLQPERVADFAEILSIVRLTGDVCSVVHIAAKDVQQLTAVLERLWGYGETSSAMILSWPVPSRPVTRAALGS